One segment of Paramormyrops kingsleyae isolate MSU_618 chromosome 8, PKINGS_0.4, whole genome shotgun sequence DNA contains the following:
- the LOC111853611 gene encoding uncharacterized protein gives MLEEQIRSEEEEEQNQFEEEEEEEEEDSEEEELRDVDDTVMLEEQIRSEEEEEQNQFEEEEEEEEEDSEEEELRDVDDAVMLKEQIKFEEEEEEIRFEVEEEQNQFEEKEKDMIPEQAVELAGVPEWHALRSQQDEEFQHSLSVDRETERSRGQERELRRVQVINTRKEKINGIPEAENGMTIQFKYPDGGLKQRRFLPGQPFQDLVAFAGCDEMASETFSLQVAMSPTSLLSTKEGSIVDNGITAPCTLYILWMSGDEVEDITSNNSMAQNQSSAAPPTTVSTFPPAPSPPISVSNVPPAPSPPISVSTFPPAPSPPISVSTFPPAPSPPISVSTFPPAPSPPISVPTFPPAPSPPISVPTFPPAPSPPISVSTFPPAPSPPISVSTFPPAPSPPISVPTFPPAPSPPISVSTFPPAPSPPISVPTFPPAPSPPISVSTFPPAPSPPISVPTFPPAPSPPISVSTFPPAPSPPISVSTFPPAPSPPISVSTFPPAPSPPISVSTFPPAPSPPITIPAVDSPSSPRHSPVYISSTPSMPNPEEPFDIAARLKTLKLRVHRLTPPANQINVLRNEEFDCALRAFRRPAFDPESKLDIIFIDEDGQGEGAIDECGPTREFCRLLLRQLQGHQIFEGPLEARNLALDSVALHNNTYRIVGQMLAVCLIQGGVSPHFFSQRLFNQVLSLPSVPATIEEVVDHGLRTKLEKISSAETLEDARRAVNEAADELAPMGALRHLQSLDDSKQLMEAVLHFYCEGRIQAAIQQVREGLNTLGVLEEIILHPQAFEKIFLQDTSSLKASDLVGLFQARCRSLPGCNRRQLEARTIAFWKDWLLDIEGALAHPITLEHVLIFATGFRRIPAMGFEVQPELAFLHPEDGLAGFPKANTRSLVLHLPVGQTYNEFKNNMELAVGNLGRDEI, from the exons gaagaggaggaggaggag GACAGTGAGGAAGAAGAGCTCAGGGATGTGGATGACACGGTTATGTTGGAGGAACAAATCAGGTCTGAGGAGGAAGAAGAACAAAACCAGtttgaggaggaggaagaggaggaggaggag GACAGTGAGGAAGAAGAGCTCAGGGATGTGGATGACGCGGTTATGTTGAAGGAACAAATCAAGtttgaggaggaggaagaagaaatCAGGTTTGAGGTGGAGGAAGAACAAAACCAGTTTGAGGAGAAGGAGAAG GACATGATTCCAGAGCAAGCTGTTGAACTAGCAGGCGTGCCGGAATGGCATGCCCTTCGCAGCCAGCAGGATGAAGAATTTCAACATTCACTTTCAGTAGACAGAGAAACG GAGAGAAGTCGAGGGCAGGAGCGGGAACTGAGAAGAGTACAG GTCATAAAtaccagaaaagaaaaaatcaatggCATACCAGAGGCTGAAAATGGGATGACCATTCAATTCAAGTATCCTGATGGTGGCTTAAAACAGAGACGCTTTCTACCTGgtcaaccattccaa GATCTAGTTGCCTTTGCAGGCTGTGATGAAATGGCCAGTGAGACGTTTTCACTTCAGGTGGCCATGTCACCGACCTCACTCCTAAGCACCAAGGAAGGTTCCATAGTAGACAATGGCATTACTGCACCATGTACCTTGTACATTTTGTGGATGTCAGGGGATGAAGTGGAG GATATAACATCAAACAACTCCATGGCTCAGAATCAATCGTCAGCTGCCCCACCTACCACAGTCTCCACCTTTCCCCCTGCTCCGTCTCCACCAATCAGTGTCTCCAACGTTCCCCCTGCTCCGTCTCCACCAATAAGTGTCTCCACCTTTCCCCCTGCTCCGTCTCCACCAATCAGTGTCTCCACCTTTCCCCCTGCTCCGTCTCCACCAATCAGTGTCTCCACCTTTCCCCCTGCTCCGTCTCCACCAATCAGTGTCCCCACCTTTCCCCCTGCTCCGTCTCCACCAATCAGTGTCCCCACCTTTCCCCCTGCTCCGTCTCCACCAATCAGTGTCTCCACCTTTCCCCCTGCTCCGTCTCCACCAATCAGTGTCTCCACCTTTCCCCCTGCTCCGTCTCCACCAATCAGTGTCCCCACCTTTCCCCCTGCTCCGTCTCCACCAATCAGTGTCTCCACCTTTCCCCCTGCTCCGTCTCCACCAATCAGTGTCCCCACCTTTCCCCCTGCTCCATCTCCACCAATCAGTGTCTCCACCTTTCCCCCTGCTCCATCTCCACCAATCAGTGTCCCCACCTTTCCCCCTGCTCCATCTCCACCAATCAGTGTCTCCACCTTTCCCCCTGCTCCATCTCCACCAATCAGTGTCTCCACCTTTCCCCCTGCTCCATCTCCACCAATCAGTGTCTCCACCTTTCCCCCTGCTCCATCTCCACCAATCAGTGTCTCCACCTTTCCCCCTGCTCCGTCTCCTCCCATCACAATCCCTGCTGTTGACTCTCCTTCCTCTCCAAGACACAGTCCCGTATATATTTCCTCCACTCCCTCAATGCCAAACCCTGAAGA GCCTTTTGACATTGCTGCAAGACTTAAGACTCTGAAGTTAAGGGTCCATCGCCTCACtccaccagccaatcagataaaTGTTCTTCGTAATGAAGAATTTGACTGTGCTTTGAGAGCCTTCAGACGGCCAGCCTTTGATCCAGAGTCAAAATTagacatcatttttattgatgaggATGGTCAAGGAGAAGGGGCCATAGATGAATGTGGACCTACCAGGGAGTTTTGCAGACTTCTACTGAGACAGCTCCAAGGACACCAGATATTTGAAGGGCCCCTAGAAGCACGTAACCTGGCCCTTGACAGTGTTG CCCTTCACAACAACACCTACAGAATTGTAGGGCAAATGTTGGCTGTTTGCCTGATCCAGGGGGGTGTGTCCCCTCACTTTTTTTCACAAAGGCTTTTCAACCAAGTCCTAAGTCTTCCATCTGTCCCAGCAACCATTGAAGAAGTGGTAGACCATGGTCTAAGGACTAAACTGGAGAAG ATAAGCAGTGCAGAGACGCTTGAGGATGCCAGACGGGCTGTTAATGAAGCAGCGGATGAGTTGGCTCCGATGGGAGCTCTGAGGCACCTTCAGTCTTTGGATGACAGTAAGCAGCTGATGGAGGCTGTGCTCCATTTTTACTGTGAGGGGCGAATACAAGCAGCCATCCAACA AGTCAGAGAAGGACTGAATACGCTTGGGGTCCTGGAGGAAATCATCTTACACCCTCAAGCTTTTGAGAAAATCTTCCTCCAGGACACATCATCCCTGAAGGCCAGTGATCTTGTGGGGCTTTTCCAAGCCAGATGTAGATCATTGCCAGGATGTAATCGGAGACAGCTGGAAGCCAGGACCATTGCCTTTTGGAAGGATTGGCTCCTGGATATAGAAG GGGCACTTGCTCATCCAATCACTCTGGAACACGTCCTCATTTTTGCGACAGGCTTCAGACGAATCCCGGCAATGGGTTTTGAGGTGCAGCCAGAGTTAGCATTTTTGCACCCAGAGGATGGACTGGCCGGGTTCCCAAAGGCAAACACACGTTCTCTGGTGCTCCACCTGCCAGTGGGCCAAACATACAATgagtttaaaaataacatgGAGCTTGCAGTAGGCAATTTGGGGAGGGATGAGATTTAG